The following proteins come from a genomic window of Dysidea avara chromosome 12, odDysAvar1.4, whole genome shotgun sequence:
- the LOC136241243 gene encoding protein PTHB1-like codes for MSWGPACILVLGERSVFCCDNDGDRNIKFMIATHSLMVYDNLMLEWTAQVTHPPVAIRTATFGGLKGLVVTLDELGHVICSYMGTDPSHFTPPTPQAREVNYEKVDKEYKELQKVVRESIKGSEVTPVRTDNTLTINSEVVDKPRIITLSDGDHVSSDEGNSPDAIQLCCEVIIQLSTDHMIHDVMMTVQTNQPLVVHPCVFRWNEMAAGVVNPITLTFVCTPNLLPTCTSAVVTVMHSVSQSRPHITQHTVPLPLSLFCMSVMPAKTAEYKVTIDTNSPPVSLMTLFPEFSTPGDNNVPQNAIGFQLLPGAEVTMVVSKTGDRYRLQSDCFEAIGLFEAELVKRLAEHYHDKVSPKRFGVVVTHTHTHTHTHTHTHTHTHTHTHTHTHTHTQKRISTGKSSWSNPQETVPCLTGECVGNVPIDVTSAYQLTSGHQVPVKQLGRLEQCYYSSHLLAVEQHSQQFRAIQKRLLTRFKDKTPSSLQHLDTLLDGTFLQLIALSDKCQSIEEELSVVNNRLCCATNFIVDLVRLSAGMSDEECDVLRVCLCVSPDHLIEQGWEETTTTAVMHMLVTCLSKNNKEQQTIPGSLEMPADTGKLKRHLSLFFDRLLKGGRLNTTGEVTTWSSHDKRGPVSLPPINDVTSDDVIQEED; via the exons GGGACTGAAGGGTTTAGTTGTGACATTGGATGaactgggtcatgtgatctgcAGTTATATGGGTACAGACCCCTCCCACTTCACACCCCCAACCCCTCAGGCTAGGGAGGTGAACTATGAG AAAGTAGATAAAGAATATAAGGAACTGCAAAAAGTTGTCAGGGAGTCAATCAAAGGATCAG AAGTCACTCCAGTGAGGACAGACAACACATTAACTATTAACAGTGAAGTGGTGGACAAGCCTCGTATTATCACT CTATCTGATGGAGATCATGTGAGCTCAGATGAAGGGAATTCCCCGGATGCAATACAGCTATGTTGTGAGGTCATCATACAGTTATCAACAGACCACATGATCCATGATGTCATGATGACTGTTCAAACCAATCAGCCGCTAGTTGTCCACCCGTGTGTATTCCGGTGGAACGAAATGG CTGCTGGAGTCGTCAACCCGATCACTTTAACATTTGTGTGTACTCCTAACTTGTTGCCGACCTGTACATCAGCTGTTGTCACGGTGATGCACTCAGTGTCACAGTCACGCCCCcacattacacaacacacagtaccCCTACCCTTGTCATTGTTCTGTATGTCTGTCATGCCCGCAAAAACTGCCGAGTATAAG GTTACCATAGATACCAATAGTCCTCCAGTGAGCTTGATGACACTGTTTCCag AGTTTTCCACCCCTGGTGACAACAATGTTCCACAGAATGCTATTGGGTTCCAGCTGTTACCAGGTGCTGAGGTTACCATGGTAGTGTCCAAGACTGGTGACAGGTATCGACTACAGTCGGACTGTTTTGAAGCCATAGGATTATTTGAAGCTGAGCTGGTGAAGAGGCTGGCAGAGCACTATCATGACAAGGTGAGCCCAAAGAGGTTTGGGGTAGtggtgacacacacacacacacacacacacacacacacacacacacacacacacacacacacacacacacacacacacacacacacacacacacaaaagcgaA tcagcacaggcaaatcTTCCTGGAGTAACCCACAGGAGACTGTACCCTGTCTCACGGGTGAATGTGTGGGCAAT gtacccattgatgttacatcTGCTTACCAGTTGACATCAGGTCACCAAGTCCCtgttaaacagctgggtaggctggagcaat GCTATTATTCTAGCCACCTGTTAGCAGTGGAGCAACACTCTCAACAGTTCAGAGCCATACAGAAGAGACTCCTCACAAGGTTCAAGGATAAAACTCCATCTTCACTACAACATCTTGATACCCTGTTGGATGGGACCTTCCTACAG CTGATAGCACTTAGTGACAAGTGTCAGTCAATAGAAGAAGAATTGTCAGTGGTTAACAATCGGTTGTGTTGTGCTACTAACTTCATCGTAGACCTTGTCAG GTTATCAGCTGGTATGTCAGACGAGGAGTGTGATGTGTTGAGGGTGTGTCTCTGTGTCAGTCCTGATCACCTAATTGAGCAA GGATGGGAAGAGACAACAACAACAGCTGTGATGCACATGTTGGTCACATGTTTGAGTAAAAACAATAAAGAACAACAAACAA TTCCTGGTAGTCTTGAGATGCCGGCAGACACGGGCAAACTGAAGAGACACTTGTCGTTATTCTTTGATCGGTTACTGAAGGGAGGTCGTCTGAACACTACTGGAGAGGTGACCACATGGTCATCACATGATAAGAGGGGACCAGTATCACTACCTCCCATCAATGATGTCACTAGTGATGATGTAATACAGGAAGAGGACTAG
- the LOC136241244 gene encoding uncharacterized protein produces the protein MAHQSVTNGLEQFKTSDKATSTPLLKDLQNHITPHYAAQWRVIGTQLGLPSGTLDIIEYNNRDRAEPCCNAMLKKWLEVDPSASWEKLFEVIESPAVLSSDQAPDKGVSVLSERVSQVTIQTRFAVKEDTWPPKQPKQFTPLLLVHHQGEHNIKQSTALAKLQSGGIDHLTSTDSVPKCHQLDSRESLREVLDASKMTKQLVDILAPLEDSNDPQFILVEGLPGIGKSMLLQEISYKWSTKQLLQKFKLLLLVQLRNPAVQQAKLINDLLSLFCKGDGKAVEISTACSQYFFSNGGKDLA, from the exons ATGGCCCATCAGAGTGTTACTAACGGACTAGAACAGTTCAAGACAAGCGACAAAG CTACCAGTACTCCACTACTGAAGGACCTCCAAAACCATATTACTCCACACTACGCTGCTCAGTGGAGAGTGATAGGAACACAACTGGGTCTACCCAGTGGAACACTTGACATCATAGAATATAACAACCGGGACAGAGCTGAACCTTGCTGTAATGCCATGTTGAAGAAATGGCTTGAAGTGGACCCCTCTGCTAGTTGGGAGAAATTGTTTGAAGTGATAGAGTCACCTGCAGTACTGTCCAGTGATCAAGCTCCTGATAAAG GAGTCTCTGTACTGTCAGAAAGGGTTAGTCAAGTTACTATACAAACACGGTTTGCTGTTAAAGAAGATACTTGGCCACCAAAACAGCCCAAACAGTTTACGCCTTTGTTGTTAGTTCACCATCAAGGTGAACACAACATTAAACAATCAACTGCTTTAGCTAAACTACAATCAGGTGGCATTGACCACCTCACTTCCACAGATAGTGTCCCCAAGTGTCATCAATTAGACAGCCGTGAATCATTGAGGGAAGTCCTTGATGCTAGTAAGATGACTAAACAACTTGTAGATATCTTAGCCCCACTTGAAGATAGCAACGATCCACAATTTATTTTAGTTGAGGGGTTGCCAGGTATTGGAAAGTCAATGTTGTTACAAGAAATTTCATACAAATGGAGTACAAAACAACTGTTACAAAAATTCAAGTTGCTACTTCTTGTCCAGTTGCGTAATCCAGCTGTACAGCAGGCGAAACTCATCAATGACCTTCTCAGCTTGTTTTGTAAAGGGGATGGGAAGGCTGTAGAAATTTCTACTGCATGTAGCCAGTACTTCTTTAGCAATGGTGGTAAAGATCTTGCTTGA
- the LOC136241246 gene encoding ribonuclease inhibitor-like — translation MVALLYLYDQGIPLPHSSVELYHRFICLTICRHLAKSGHPLENDVTNLADLPEPCNTIVKQLAKLSLKALNDNKLIFTLKEVKTTCPGITATPGAINGFGLLQAVQHFGVTAKTMTFNFSHFSIQEFLAAYHVAQLPTREELIVLREKFWNDIHANMFSIYTTLTKGQRPAFRQFLRQEPSILQSFSGGRDEAAIVVSQKFLDEQIKCLRLFRCFKEAGDEEICRSITNSKCFDNKVINLRATSLSPYDIECVTLFLTCSPHKEWKKLSLWGCHIQDIGLRIIYRDLMSHNVTIKILDLGYNGFTRSSSSFISDLIIHCRVEVLYISDNHTIGEDPALYNMLTHPSSRLVRLYMYGTSLSSPSAITLFTVISKGNKLKELHITNNLITDEACDVIATTMKNNTSLVRLGMSGNQISGEAAQHLLQALYNNDTLEVLHLPDGYTEDVRKRIRSLQEVINKNRESRGCQTKLIIFC, via the coding sequence ATGGTGGCACTGCTTTATCTGTATGACCAGGGAATTCCCCTTCCACACAGTTCCGTTGAGCTGTACCATCGGTTCATCTGTCTCACCATCTGTCGACATCTTGCCAAGTCTGGTCATCCTCTTGAAAATGATGTCACCAATCTTGCCGACCTCCCAGAGCCCTGCAATACAATAGTTAAACAGTTGGCAAAGCTATCTCTCAAAGCTCTTAATGACAACAAGTTAATATTTACCTTGAAGGAAGTGAAAACAACTTGTCCAGGCATTACAGCCACCCCCGGAGCCATCAATGGGTTTGGCTTGCTGCAGGCCGTGCAACACTTTGGCGTCACTGCGAAAACGATGACCTTCAATTTCTCACATTTCTCTATACAGGAATTCTTGGCAGCTTACCATGTCGCTCAGCTTCCAACCCGCGAAGAGTTGATAGTACTCCGCGAGAAGTTCTGGAATGATATTCACGCTAACATGTTTTCCATCTACACTACACTCACCAAAGGACAGCGACCAGCCTTCAGACAATTCCTTCGACAAGAACCATCCATCTTGCAATCCTTCTCTGGTGGTAGAGACGAAGCAGCGATCGTTGTTTCTCAGAAATTCCTCGACGAACAAATAAAATGTCTTCGCCTGTTTCGTTGTTTCAAAGAAGCTGGCGACGAAGAGATTTGTCGATCTATTACAAATTCGAAATGTTTCGATAACAAAGTAATCAACCTTCGCGCCACTAGCCTATCACCATACGATATTGAGTGTGTTACACTCTTCCTTACCTGCTCACCCCACAAGGAGTGGAAGAAGCTTAGCTTGTGGGGCTGCCATATCCAAGATATTGGTCTTCGTATCATTTATCGCGATCTGATGTCACACAACGTCACAATCAAAATACTCGACTTGGGGTATAATGGCTTCACCAGATCTTCCTCCTCCTTCATTAGTGACCTCATCATCCACTGTAGAGTGGAAGTGTTGTATATTAGTGATAACCACACCATTGGAGAGGACCCTGCTCTCTACAACATGTTGACCCATCCCTCCTCTAGGCTAGTGAGACTGTACATGTATGGTACCAGCTTATCATCACCATCAGCCATTACCCTATTCACTGTAATATCAAAGGGTAACAAACTGAAGGAGCTCCACATTACCAACAATCTCATCACTGATGAAGCTTGTGATGTCATTGCCACtacaatgaagaacaatacatCACTAGTCAGGCTGGGGATGAGTGGCAACCAGATCAGTGGAGAAGCTGCTCAACATCTACTACAAGCGCTCTACAATAACGACACATTAGAAGTGCTACACCTACCCGATGGTTACACTGAAGATGTTAGGAAGAGGATTAGATCACTACAAGAAGTAATTAACAAGAACAGAGAAAGTAGAGGATGTCAAACAAAACTGATCATTTTCTGTTAG
- the LOC136241432 gene encoding keratin-associated protein 5-2-like, translated as MSSSANLPFTTQPPEEEDEFPIVIVVCALLGVFLIIAIIVVVVKLWLQKTGVKFECCQDVQCCVECGLRCDECLQQVGESCNCDVPTCGSCLDSICPTREQCSQCDICLSSGGPCCVDMKCDCCGDLSCVCPCGDCNQCCDWPQCECPSAPTCQCCGDCHCAIRLPECQDITCLCFECGRAADV; from the exons ATGTCCTCGTCTGCTAAT TTACCATTTACTACTCAACCGCCAGAGGAGGAGGACGAGTTTCCCATAGTGATCGTAGTGTGTGCACTACTCGGTGTCTTCTTGATTATCGCTATAATAGTCGTAGTGGTGAAATTATGGCTACAA AAAACTGGTGTGAAGTTTGAGTGTTGTCAAGATGTGCAGTGTTGTGTTGAGTGTGGTCTAAGATGTGATGAGTGTCTACAACAAGTTGGAGAATCGTGTAACTGTGACGTGCCGACTTGTGGTAGCTGTCTGGACTCCATATGTCCGACTAGAGAG CAATGTTCTCAGTGTGACATATGCTTGTCCTCTGGTGGACCATGTTGTGTTGACATGAAGTGTGATTGTTGTGGGGACCTGTCTTGTGTGTGTCCTTGTGGAGACTGTAATCAGTGTTGTGATTGGCCACAATGTGAG TGCCCATCAGCTCCAACTTGTCAATGTTGTGGTGACTGTCACTGTGCTATAAGACTACCAGAGTGTCAGGATATTACTTGTCTATGTTTTGAGTGTGGACGAGCTGCTGACGTGTAA